From the genome of Argentina anserina chromosome 4, drPotAnse1.1, whole genome shotgun sequence, one region includes:
- the LOC126789997 gene encoding protein SIEVE ELEMENT OCCLUSION B-like — translation MLGLVNNVATKVASVIHHPPVSIFAKSDKKILEDIYTTHVHADDSFDDDTLFDIVESIIKRATQTVDKIVQGTQVHVEDIEEKTPKASFSVPLCTLKGISCEMQCKPPGEEIAHKTTLAILHKLSTYSWEAKASLTLAAFAMEFGELWLLAELRESNHLAKSIAILKRVPVFLKPSELPKRRQAILELNNLIKATLQVIEYIDQVNRLSIYDLKDVPELPKTLEHIPVDVYWAIMTVVACATKVTILTSDEEKEFDISPYSQKIHFVLNKLKTQLTICKTHIELEQNFRKLRKLLRTPTEVMEIFKGLIFTKDNVQPLFDGSTKQTVNIEILRRKNVLLFISSLDITDADYSILKPIHDEFRKKDDQYKIVWIPIVEQWTDELRKKFDILKNKMPWITVQYSGPIAGIKFIKEEWNFKGKPALVVMNPQGKVEHSNALHMIRVWGVKAFPFTETTEKELSKSQEWVVSVVEGTHPSVPTWIKENKYIFFYGGKDNEWIQQFTKKATALANDPILKEAKIHLELVLVGKGTKGEDDHGILGRFWTGVESLFFTKGHKHGDLVSQEIQKLLSYKNESGWAVLSKGPTMLVTGHGTAVLKVVEEFEKWKEQVKEKGFEFCFKAYYVKISQASRPCCRLDIPGSSGKVPELMKCPDCHRSMETFISYKCCHIDGPTAHH, via the exons ATGCTAGGCCTAGTAAACAATGTGGCTACCAAGGTGGCCTCAGTAATCCACCACCCTCCTGTTAGCATCTTTGCCAAATCTGACAAGAAAATCTTGGAGGATATTTACACTACTCATGTTCATGCTGATGATTCATTTGATGACGATACCCTTTTCGACATTGTTGAGAGTATCATCAAGCGTGCAACCCAAACCGTTGATAAAATTGTGCAG GGTACCCAAGTGCATGTGGAAGACATAGAGGAGAAGACTCCCAAAGCCAGCTTTAGTGTACCACTGTGCACGCTTAAAGGAATCTCCTGCGAG ATGCAATGCAAGCCTCCTGGTGAGGAAATTGCCCACAAGACAACACTGGCAATACTCCACAAGCTGTCGACCTATTCATGGGAAGCAAAGGCATCACTGACCCTAGCAGCTTTTGCTATGGAATTTGGTGAGCTGTGGCTCCTTGCTGAGCTTCGCGAATCTAACCACCTTGCCAAATCAATTGCCATTCTCAAACGAGTCCCTGTTTTTCTCAAGCCTTCTGAGCTGCCCAAGCGCAGGCAAGCAATACTTGAGCTTAACAATCTGATCAAGGCCACATTGCAAGTGATTGAATACATCGACCAGGTCAACAGACTTTCCATTTATGACCTAAAAGATGTCCCCGAGTTGCCAAAAACATTAGAACATATACCGGTGGACGTTTATTGGGCTATCATGACTGTTGTGGCATGTGCCACTAAGGTCACTATACTCACAAGTGATGA GGAAAAAGAATTTGATATATCTCCCTATTCTCAAAAAATCCACTTTGTCCTCAACAAGCTGAAGACGCAGCTAACAATTTGCAAAACACATATCG AATTGGAACAAAATTTTAGAAAGCTCAGGAAACTGCTCCGAACACCTACCGAAGTTATGGAAATTTTTAAGGGTTTGATATTTACAAAGGATAATGTCCAGCCACTATTTGATGGCTCCACTAAACAAACG GTGAACATCGAAATCCTAAGGAGGAAGAATGTGCTTTTATTCATTTCCAGCCTAGACATTACGGATGCTGACTATTCAATTCTAAAACCAATCCATGATGAGTTCAGAAAGAAAGACGATCAATATAAGATTGTTTGGATACCAATTGTGGAGCAATGGACTGATGAGCTGAGAAAGAAGTTTGATATCCTGAAGAACAAGATGCCATGGATTACGGTGCAGTATTCTGGCCCTATAGCAGGCATCAAGTTCATCAAGGAGGAGTGGAACTTTAAGGGTAAGCCGGCACTGGTAGTGATGAACCCACAAGGAAAGGTCGAACACTCTAACGCTCTCCACATGATTCGGGTATGGGGAGTCAAGGCGTTCCCTTTCACAGAGACAACAGAAAAAGAACTTTCAAAATCTCAAGAATGGGTTGTCTCTGTGGTTGAAGGAACTCACCCATCTGTGCCAACTTGG ATCAAAGAAAATAAGTACATCTTCTTCTATGGTGGTAAAGACAACGAATGGATTCAGCAATTCACAAAGAAAGCAACTGCCCTCGCAAACGATCCTATCTTGAAGGAAGCAAAGATCCACTTAGAGTTGGTTCTGGTCGGAAAAGGCACCAAAGGAGAAGATGACCACGGAATTCTTGGTCGCTTCTGGACCGGTGTAGAAAGCTTGTTCTTCACCAAAGGCCACAAGCATGGGGATTTGGTCAGTCAAGAAATCCAAAAGCTTCTGTCTTACAAAAACGAAAGCGGATGGGCAGTGCTTAGCAAAGGACCGACTATGTTGGTCACAGGTCATGGTACCGCGGTATTGAAGGTGGTAGAGGAATTTGAGAAATGGAAGGAGCAAGTCAAGGAGAAGGGATTTGAGTTTTGTTTCAAGGCTTATTATGTGAAGATAAGTCAGGCTAGTCGACCTTGCTGCCGTCTGGACATTCCGGGGTCTTCCGGAAAGGTTCCAGAGTTGATGAAGTGCCCTGACTGCCACCGTAGTATGGAGACTTTCATCAGTTACAAGTGTTGCCACATTGATGGTCCTACTGCACATCACTAA
- the LOC126792947 gene encoding protein SIEVE ELEMENT OCCLUSION B-like: MLGIAPNAVNVGTSAVSNAAQHIEGDLSLFTMSDHKILELIYTSHVHEDDSFDVDSLFLITENIIKRSTQIVDNIVQGTQVHVETIDEKPPKASFSSPLCTLKSIGCELSCKGPGEEIAHKSTLSILHKLSTYSWEAKAVLALAAFALEFGEFWLLAQIHQSDPLAKSVAILKRVPVLLKPADLQKRRQAVVELNTLIKTTFQVIECIFELEKLSTYDPKDVPALAIAMDHIPVDIYWSIITIVACATKVTLLTSDEDKPHDLSQYAQKIHYILNKLKIQLLIGKKQIEEAETYRKLRKLFRTPAEVMEVFKALIFSKDNVQPIIDGSTNKTVTIDVLRRKYVLLFISNLDISDDEIAILKPVYEGINKEDKYKIVWIPIVEQWTDELRKKFEILRTKMPWYTVQYFSPVAGIRFIKDEWHFKGKPTMVVMNPQGKVENTNALHLIRVYGMKAFPFHKGIEDTIVNDKEWITPIVNDIHPSIQTWIKEEKYIFFYGGKDNEWIQQFTKKATAIANDPFMKELKINIELYCVGKTAKGGEDLGILGRFWNGIESLFFTNVNKQTDTVTKEVQKLLSYKNESGWAVLCKGSTVVVSGHGFTILKVLEDFERWKEIVKEKGFEVSFKSYHDKVIQTIKHCCRLDIPSVAGNVPETMKCPECPRTMETYVSYKCCHTDGPINAHH; this comes from the exons ATGCTAGGCATAGCTCCAAATGCGGTGAACGTGGGGACCTCAGCTGTCAGCAACGCCGCTCAGCACATCGAGGGTGACCTCAGCCTGTTCACCATGTCTGACCACAAAATCTTGGAGCTCATTTACACCAGCCATGTCCATGAGGACGACTCCTTTGATGTCGATTCTCTTTTCTTGATCACCGAAAACATCATCAAGCGTTCTACCCAGATTGTTGATAACATCGTGCAG GGCACCCAAGTTCATGTTGAAACCATAGATGAGAAGCCCCCCAAAGCCAGCTTCAGCTCCCCATTGTGTACCCTCAAGTCAATTGGTTGTGAG CTATCTTGCAAAGGTCCAGGTGAAGAGATTGCCCATAAATCAACACTCTCAATTCTTCACAAGCTATCAACCTACTCCTGGGAAGCCAAGGCAGTCTTGGCCTTAGCTGCCTTTGCTTTGGAATTTGGTGAGTTCTGGCTCCTTGCCCAAATTCACCAATCTGACCCGCTTGCCAAGTCTGTCGCCATCCTTAAGCGAGTGCCCGTCCTTCTTAAGCCGGCTGACCTCCAGAAGCGGCGCCAGGCAGTAGTTGAGCTTAACACTCTGATCAAGACCACGTTCCAAGTGATTGAGTGCATATTTGAACTGGAGAAGCTTTCTACTTATGATCCAAAGGATGTGCCTGCATTGGCCATTGCAATGGACCATATCCCAGTTGATATATATTGGTCTATCATAACGATTGTTGCTTGTGCCACTAAAGTCACTCTTCTCACTAGTGATGA GGACAAGCCACATGATTTATCACAATATGCTCAAAAGATCCATTACATCCTAAACAAGCTTAAGATCCAGCTGCTAATCGGCAAAAAACAAATAG AGGAGGCAGAGACATATAGGAAGCTGAGGAAACTTTTTCGGACCCCTGCCGAAGTTATGGAGGTGTTCAAGGCCCTGATTTTCTCCAAGGATAATGTGCAGCCAATAATTGATGGTTCGACGAACAAAACG GTTACCATTGATGTTCTGAGGAGGAAGTACGTGTTGTTGTTCATCTCAAACCTGGACATTTCTGACGACGAAATTGCAATTCTCAAACCAGTTTATGAGGGAATAAATAAAGAAGACAAGTACAAGATTGTGTGGATTCCCATTGTGGAGCAATGGACTGATGAGCTACGGAAGAAGTTCGAGATCTTGAGGACTAAGATGCCATGGTACACAGTGCAGTATTTTTCACCAGTTGCAGGCATCAGGTTTATCAAGGATGAGTGGCACTTCAAGGGTAAGCCTACAATGGTAGTGATGAACCCACAAGGCAAAGTGGAAAACACTAATGCTCTCCACTTGATTCGAGTTTATGGAATGAAGGCATTTCCTTTCCATAAGGGCATAGAAGACACTATCGTAAATGACAAAGAGTGGATCACCCCCATTGTGAATGATATTCACCCAAGCATTCAGACATGG ATCAAGGAGGAGAAGTACATTTTCTTCTATGGAGGCAAGGACAACGAATGGATCCAGCAATTCACAAAGAAAGCCACTGCCATTGCTAATGATCCTTTCATGAAGGAACTCAAGATCAACATTGAGCTGTATTGTGTAGGTAAGACCGCAAAAGGAGGCGAAGACCTTGGCATTCTCGGACGTTTCTGGAACGGCATTGAGAGCTTGTTCTTCACCAATGTCAACAAGCAAACGGACACCGTCACCAAAGAAGTCCAGAAGTTGCTTTCCTACAAAAATGAGAGCGGATGGGCTGTGCTTTGCAAAGGGTCTACTGTGGTGGTCAGTGGCCACGGCTTCACAATCTTGAAGGTGCTTGAGGACTTTGAGAGATGGAAGGAGATTGTCAAGGAGAAGGGCTTTGAGGTCTCATTCAAGTCGTACCACGATAAGGTGATTCAGACTATAAAGCACTGTTGCCGTCTTGACATCCCAAGTGTAGCAGGAAATGTTCCGGAGACAATGAAGTGTCCGGAGTGTCCTCGCACCATGGAAACCTATGTGAGCTACAAGTGTTGCCACACTGATGGTCCCATTAACGCACATCATTAG